In a single window of the Streptomyces sp. HUAS ZL42 genome:
- the rplA gene encoding 50S ribosomal protein L1, whose translation MSKRSKSLRAADAKVDREKLYAPLEAVRLAKETSTTKFDGTVEVAFRLGVDPRKADQMVRGTVNLPHGTGKTARVLVFATGDRAEAARAAGADIVGADELIDEVSKGRLDFDAVVATPDLMGKVGRLGRVLGPRGLMPNPKTGTVTPDVAKAVTEIKGGKIEFRVDKHSNLHFIIGKTSFDDTKLVENYGAALEEILRLKPSAAKGRYIKKAAVSTTMGPGIPVDPNRTRNLLVEEDPAAV comes from the coding sequence GTGAGCAAGCGCAGCAAGTCTCTCCGCGCTGCGGACGCCAAGGTCGACCGGGAGAAGCTCTACGCCCCGCTCGAGGCCGTCCGTCTCGCCAAGGAGACCTCCACGACCAAGTTCGACGGCACCGTCGAGGTCGCCTTCCGTCTGGGTGTCGACCCGCGCAAGGCCGACCAGATGGTCCGTGGCACCGTGAACCTTCCGCACGGCACCGGTAAGACCGCCCGGGTCCTGGTCTTCGCGACCGGCGACCGTGCCGAGGCCGCGCGTGCCGCGGGCGCCGACATCGTCGGCGCCGACGAACTGATCGACGAGGTGTCGAAGGGCCGCCTGGACTTCGACGCCGTCGTCGCCACCCCGGACCTCATGGGCAAGGTCGGCCGCCTCGGCCGCGTCCTCGGCCCGCGTGGTCTGATGCCGAACCCGAAGACCGGCACCGTGACCCCGGACGTGGCCAAGGCCGTGACCGAGATCAAGGGCGGCAAGATCGAGTTCCGCGTCGACAAGCACTCGAACCTGCACTTCATCATCGGCAAGACGTCCTTCGACGACACCAAGCTGGTGGAGAACTACGGCGCCGCGCTGGAGGAGATCCTCCGTCTGAAGCCGTCCGCCGCCAAGGGTCGCTACATCAAGAAGGCCGCGGTCAGCACCACCATGGGCCCCGGCATCCCGGTCGACCCGAACCGCACCCGCAACCTCCTCGTCGAGGAGGACCCGGCCGCGGTCTGA
- the rpoB gene encoding DNA-directed RNA polymerase subunit beta yields MAASRNASTANTNNGASTAPLRISFAKIKEPLEVPNLLALQTESFDWLLGNTAWQSRVEEALENGQDVPTKSGLEEIFEEISPIEDFSGSMSLTFRDHRFEPPKNSIDECKERDFTYAAPLFVTAEFTNNETGEIKSQTVFMGDFPLMTNKGTFVINGTERVVVSQLVRSPGVYFDSTIDKTSDKDIFSAKIIPSRGAWLEMEIDKRDMVGVRIDRKRKQSVTVLLKALGWTTEQILEEFGDYESMRATLEKDHTQGQDDALLDIYRKLRPGEPPTREAAQTLLENLYFNPKRYDLAKVGRYKVNKKLAADAPLDAGVLTVEDVIATIKYLVKLHAGETETVGDNGQTIVVETDDIDHFGNRRLRSVGELIQNQVRTGLARMERVVRERMTTQDVEAITPQTLINIRPVVASIKEFFGTSQLSQFMDQNNPLSGLTHKRRLSALGPGGLSRERAGFEVRDVHPSHYGRMCPIETPEGPNIGLIGSLASYGRVNAFGFVETPYRKVVDGQVTDEVDYLTADEEDRFVIAQANATLNDDLRFAENRVLVRRRGGEVDYVAGDDVDYMDVSPRQMVSVATAMIPFLEHDDANRALMGANMMRQAVPLIKSESPLVGTGMEYRSAVDAGDVVKAEKAGVVQEVSADYITTANDDGTYITYRLAKFARSNQGTSVNQKVIVNEGDRIVEGQVLADGPATQNGEMALGKNLLVAFMPWEGHNYEDAIILSQRLVQDDVLSSIHIEEHEVDARDTKLGPEEITRDIPNVSEEVLADLDERGIIRIGAEVIAGDILVGKVTPKGETELTPEERLLRAIFGEKAREVRDTSLKVPHGETGKVIGVRVFDREEGDELPPGVNQLVRVYVAQKRKITDGDKLAGRHGNKGVISKILPIEDMPFLEDGTPVDIILNPLGVPSRMNPGQVLEIHLGWLASRGWDVSGLADEWAQRLQVIGADAVAPGTNVATPVFDGAREDELAGLLEHTIPNRDGERMVLPSGKAPLFDGRSGEPFPEPISVGYMYILKLHHLVDDKLHARSTGPYSMITQQPLGGKAQFGGQRFGEMEVWALEAYGAAYALQELLTIKSDDVTGRVKVYEAIVKGENIPEPGIPESFKVLIKEMQSLCLNVEVLSSDGMSIEMRDTDEDVFRAAEELGIDLSRREPSSVEEV; encoded by the coding sequence TTGGCCGCCTCGCGCAACGCCTCGACCGCGAATACGAACAACGGCGCCAGCACCGCCCCGCTGCGCATTTCCTTTGCAAAGATCAAGGAGCCTCTCGAGGTTCCGAACCTGCTCGCGCTGCAGACCGAGAGCTTCGACTGGCTGCTCGGCAACACCGCCTGGCAGAGTCGGGTCGAGGAGGCTCTGGAGAACGGTCAGGACGTCCCCACCAAGTCCGGCCTCGAGGAGATCTTCGAGGAGATCTCCCCGATCGAGGACTTCTCCGGGTCGATGTCGCTGACGTTCCGGGACCACCGCTTCGAGCCGCCGAAGAACTCGATCGACGAGTGCAAGGAGCGCGACTTCACGTACGCCGCCCCGCTCTTCGTCACGGCCGAGTTCACCAACAACGAGACCGGCGAGATCAAGTCCCAGACCGTCTTCATGGGCGACTTCCCGCTCATGACGAACAAGGGCACCTTCGTCATCAACGGCACCGAGCGTGTCGTGGTGTCGCAGCTGGTCCGTTCCCCCGGTGTCTACTTCGACTCCACCATCGACAAGACGTCCGACAAGGACATCTTCTCCGCCAAGATCATCCCGTCCCGGGGTGCCTGGCTGGAGATGGAGATCGACAAGCGCGACATGGTCGGTGTCCGCATCGACCGCAAGCGCAAGCAGTCCGTCACCGTCCTGCTCAAGGCGCTCGGCTGGACCACCGAGCAGATCCTCGAGGAGTTCGGCGACTACGAGTCGATGCGCGCCACCCTGGAGAAGGACCACACCCAGGGCCAGGACGACGCGCTGCTCGACATCTACCGCAAGCTGCGTCCGGGCGAGCCCCCCACGCGTGAGGCCGCGCAGACGCTGCTCGAGAACCTCTACTTCAACCCCAAGCGCTACGACCTCGCCAAGGTCGGCCGCTACAAGGTCAACAAGAAGCTGGCCGCGGACGCGCCGCTCGACGCCGGTGTCCTGACCGTCGAGGACGTCATCGCGACGATCAAGTACCTGGTCAAGCTGCACGCGGGCGAGACCGAGACGGTTGGTGACAACGGTCAGACGATCGTCGTCGAGACCGACGACATCGACCACTTCGGCAACCGTCGTCTGCGCAGCGTCGGCGAGCTCATCCAGAACCAGGTCCGCACCGGTCTTGCTCGTATGGAGCGCGTCGTTCGTGAGCGCATGACCACGCAGGACGTCGAGGCGATCACGCCGCAGACCCTGATCAACATCCGGCCGGTCGTCGCCTCCATCAAGGAGTTCTTCGGCACCAGCCAGCTGTCGCAGTTCATGGACCAGAACAACCCGCTGTCGGGTCTCACCCACAAGCGCCGTCTGTCGGCCCTTGGCCCGGGTGGTCTCTCCCGTGAGCGGGCCGGCTTCGAGGTCCGTGACGTGCACCCCTCGCACTACGGCCGTATGTGCCCGATCGAGACCCCTGAAGGCCCGAACATCGGTCTGATCGGCTCGCTCGCCTCCTACGGTCGCGTCAACGCCTTCGGTTTCGTCGAGACCCCGTACCGCAAGGTCGTCGACGGCCAGGTCACCGACGAGGTGGACTACCTGACCGCCGACGAGGAGGACCGCTTCGTCATCGCGCAGGCCAACGCCACGCTCAACGACGACCTGCGCTTCGCCGAGAACCGCGTCCTGGTCCGCCGCCGTGGCGGCGAGGTCGACTACGTCGCCGGTGACGACGTGGACTACATGGACGTCTCGCCGCGCCAGATGGTGTCGGTCGCAACCGCCATGATCCCGTTCCTCGAGCACGACGACGCCAACCGTGCCCTCATGGGCGCGAACATGATGCGTCAGGCCGTGCCCCTCATCAAGTCCGAGTCCCCGCTCGTCGGCACCGGCATGGAGTACCGCTCCGCCGTCGACGCCGGCGACGTGGTCAAGGCCGAGAAGGCGGGTGTGGTCCAGGAGGTCTCCGCGGACTACATCACCACCGCCAACGACGACGGCACGTACATCACGTACCGCCTGGCCAAGTTCGCCCGCTCCAACCAGGGCACCTCGGTCAACCAGAAGGTCATCGTCAACGAGGGCGACCGGATCGTCGAGGGCCAGGTCCTCGCCGACGGTCCGGCCACCCAGAACGGCGAGATGGCGCTCGGCAAGAACCTGCTCGTGGCGTTCATGCCGTGGGAGGGTCACAACTACGAGGACGCGATCATCCTGTCGCAGCGCCTCGTGCAGGACGACGTCCTCTCCTCGATCCACATCGAGGAGCACGAGGTCGACGCCCGTGACACCAAGCTCGGCCCCGAGGAGATCACCCGGGACATCCCGAACGTCTCCGAGGAGGTCCTCGCCGACCTCGACGAGCGCGGCATCATCCGCATCGGTGCCGAGGTCATCGCCGGTGACATCCTCGTCGGCAAGGTGACCCCCAAGGGTGAGACCGAGCTGACGCCGGAGGAGCGCCTGCTGCGCGCGATCTTCGGTGAGAAGGCCCGTGAGGTCCGTGACACCTCGCTGAAGGTGCCGCACGGCGAGACCGGCAAGGTCATCGGCGTGCGCGTCTTCGACCGCGAGGAGGGCGACGAGCTTCCCCCCGGTGTGAACCAGCTGGTGCGCGTGTACGTGGCGCAGAAGCGCAAGATCACCGACGGTGACAAGCTCGCCGGCCGGCACGGCAACAAGGGCGTCATCTCGAAGATCCTGCCGATCGAGGACATGCCGTTCCTGGAGGACGGCACCCCGGTCGACATCATCCTCAACCCGCTCGGTGTGCCGTCCCGAATGAACCCGGGACAGGTCCTGGAGATCCACCTCGGCTGGCTTGCCAGCCGCGGCTGGGACGTCTCCGGTCTCGCCGACGAGTGGGCCCAGCGCCTGCAGGTCATCGGCGCCGACGCGGTCGCCCCGGGCACCAACGTCGCCACCCCGGTCTTCGACGGTGCGCGTGAGGACGAGCTCGCCGGTCTGCTGGAGCACACGATCCCGAACCGCGACGGCGAGCGCATGGTGCTCCCGTCCGGCAAGGCCCCGCTGTTCGACGGCCGCTCGGGTGAGCCCTTCCCGGAGCCGATCTCGGTCGGCTACATGTACATCCTGAAGCTGCACCACCTGGTCGACGACAAGCTGCACGCCCGCTCGACCGGTCCGTACTCCATGATCACCCAGCAGCCGCTGGGTGGTAAGGCGCAGTTCGGTGGCCAGCGCTTCGGCGAGATGGAGGTGTGGGCCCTCGAGGCCTACGGCGCCGCCTACGCGCTCCAGGAGCTGCTGACCATCAAGTCCGACGACGTCACCGGCCGCGTGAAGGTCTACGAGGCCATCGTCAAGGGCGAGAACATCCCCGAGCCCGGCATCCCCGAGTCCTTCAAGGTGCTCATCAAGGAGATGCAGTCGCTCTGCCTGAACGTGGAGGTGCTGTCCAGCGACGGTATGTCCATCGAGATGCGTGACACCGACGAGGACGTCTTCCGCGCTGCGGAGGAGCTCGGCATCGACCTGTCCCGGCGTGAGCCGAGCAGCGTCGAAGAGGTCTGA
- the rplL gene encoding 50S ribosomal protein L7/L12 produces MAKLSQEDLLAQFEEMTLIELSEFVKAFEEKFDVTAAAAVAVAAPGAPGAPVEAVEEKDEFDVILTGAGEKKIQVIKVVRELTSLGLKEAKDLVDGTPKPVLEKVNKEAADKAAEALKGAGASVEVK; encoded by the coding sequence ATGGCGAAGCTGTCTCAGGAAGACCTGCTCGCGCAGTTCGAGGAGATGACCCTCATCGAGCTCTCCGAGTTCGTGAAGGCGTTCGAGGAGAAGTTCGACGTCACCGCCGCCGCCGCGGTCGCCGTTGCCGCTCCGGGTGCCCCGGGTGCCCCGGTCGAGGCCGTCGAGGAGAAGGACGAGTTCGACGTCATCCTCACCGGCGCCGGCGAGAAGAAGATCCAGGTCATCAAGGTCGTGCGTGAGCTGACCTCCCTGGGCCTGAAGGAGGCCAAGGACCTCGTCGACGGCACCCCGAAGCCGGTCCTCGAGAAGGTCAACAAGGAGGCCGCTGACAAGGCCGCCGAGGCCCTCAAGGGCGCCGGTGCGTCCGTCGAGGTCAAGTAA
- a CDS encoding LppX_LprAFG lipoprotein has translation MKSTTGRRVALSVALVTVLTGTAACTSSGKSEDGPEPTRLPLAALRSAERSTDRAHSARVRSATVMGTQLSVEADGTLGWSGGLTGTLTITYTGGTTAETMRALGVTSMEARYLSDAYYARMGDVFAAKTGGKHWIKYVYDDIKDLAGGAGANLADQMRTTTPNQLVKLLLDSEDVRKVGEETVDGRPTTHYSGTVEAGGVADAEVRRRLEEAGVTTETVDIWIDDRDLLVKKVERAETSAGAYTQTAYYSDYGTKATAAKPPVGDTQDFKELLEKRSSTS, from the coding sequence ATGAAGAGCACGACAGGGCGCCGCGTGGCGCTCTCGGTCGCGCTGGTGACCGTGCTGACCGGGACGGCCGCCTGCACGTCCTCCGGGAAGTCCGAGGACGGCCCCGAGCCGACCCGCCTCCCCCTCGCCGCCCTGCGCTCCGCCGAGCGCTCCACCGACCGCGCCCACTCGGCCAGGGTCAGATCCGCGACGGTCATGGGCACCCAGCTGTCCGTCGAGGCCGACGGCACCCTCGGCTGGAGCGGCGGCCTCACCGGCACCCTGACGATCACGTACACCGGAGGCACCACCGCCGAGACGATGCGCGCCCTCGGTGTCACCTCCATGGAGGCCCGCTATCTGTCCGACGCCTACTACGCGCGCATGGGCGACGTGTTCGCCGCGAAGACCGGCGGCAAGCACTGGATCAAGTACGTGTACGACGACATCAAGGACCTCGCCGGCGGCGCCGGCGCCAACCTCGCTGACCAGATGCGAACGACCACCCCGAACCAGCTGGTGAAGCTGCTCCTGGACTCGGAGGACGTGCGCAAGGTCGGCGAGGAGACGGTCGACGGACGGCCCACCACGCACTACTCGGGCACGGTGGAGGCCGGGGGCGTGGCCGACGCGGAGGTGAGGAGACGGCTCGAAGAGGCCGGGGTCACCACCGAGACCGTGGACATCTGGATCGACGACCGGGATCTGCTGGTCAAGAAGGTGGAGAGGGCAGAGACGTCTGCCGGGGCCTACACCCAGACCGCGTACTACAGCGACTACGGCACGAAGGCCACCGCGGCGAAGCCCCCGGTCGGCGACACCCAGGACTTCAAGGAGCTGCTGGAGAAGCGGAGTTCGACCTCCTGA
- a CDS encoding DNA-directed RNA polymerase subunit beta' codes for MLDVNFFDELRIGLATADDIRQWSHGEVKKPETINYRTLKPEKDGLFCEKIFGPTRDWECYCGKYKRVRFKGIICERCGVEVTRAKVRRERMGHIELAAPVTHIWYFKGVPSRLGYLLDLAPKDLEKVIYFAAYMITYVDEERRTRDLPSLEAHVSVERQQIENRRDADLEARAKKLEADLAELEAEGAKADVRRKVREGAEREMKQLRDRAQREIDRLDEVWTRFKNLKVQDLEGDELLYRELRDRFGTYFDGSMGAAALQKRLESFDLDEEAERLREIIRTGKGQKKTRALKRLKVVSAFLQTSNSPKGMVLDCVPVIPPDLRPMVQLDGGRFATSDLNDLYRRVINRNNRLKRLLDLGAPEIIVNNEKRMLQEAVDALFDNGRRGRPVTGPGNRPLKSLSDMLKGKQGRFRQNLLGKRVDYSARSVIVVGPQLKLHQCGLPKAMALELFKPFVMKRLVDLNHAQNIKSAKRMVERGRTVVYDVLEEVIAEHPVLLNRAPTLHRLGIQAFEPQLVEGKAIQIHPLVCTAFNADFDGDQMAVHLPLSAEAQAEARILMLSSNNILKPADGRPVTMPTQDMVLGLFFLTTDGEGRNVTGEERSFSSVAEAIMAFDAGELSLQSRVDIRFPVGTIPPRGWTPPAQEEGEPEWQQGDSFRLNTTLGRALFNELLPEDYPFVDYEVGKKQLSEIVNDLAERYPKVIVAATLDNLKAAGFYWATRSGVTVAISDVVVPDAKKEIVAGYEAKDEKVQKQYERGLITKEERTQELIQIWTQATNEVAEAMNENFPKTNPIFMMVNSGARGNMMQMRQIAGMRGLVSNAKNETIPRPIKASFREGLSVLEYFISTHGARKGLADTALRTADSGYLTRRLVDVSQDVIIREEDCGTERGLKLRIANRGADGVLRKADDVETSVYARMLAEDVVIDGKVIAPANVDLGDVLIDQLVHHGVEEVKTRSILTCESHVGTCAMCYGRSLATGKLVDIGEAVGIIAAQSIGEPGTQLTMRTFHTGGVAGDDITQGLPRVVELFEARTPKGVAPISEATGRVRIEETEKTKKIVVTPDDGSDETAYPISKRARLLVSEGEHVEVGQKLTVGATNPHDVLRILGQRAVQVHLVGEVQKVYNSQGVSIHDKHIEIIIRQMLRRVTIIESGDAELLPGELVERSRFEQENRRVVQEGGHPASGRPQLMGITKASLATESWLSAASFQETTRVLTDAAINAKSDSLIGLKENVIIGKLIPAGTGLSRYRNIRVEPTEEAKAAMYSAVGYDDIDYSPFGTGSGQAVPLEDYDYGPYNQ; via the coding sequence GTGCTCGACGTCAACTTCTTCGACGAGCTCCGGATCGGCCTGGCCACCGCTGACGACATCCGTCAGTGGAGCCACGGCGAGGTCAAGAAGCCCGAGACCATCAACTACCGCACCCTCAAGCCCGAAAAGGACGGACTCTTCTGCGAGAAGATCTTCGGTCCGACCCGGGACTGGGAGTGCTACTGCGGCAAGTACAAGCGCGTCCGCTTCAAGGGCATCATCTGTGAGCGCTGTGGCGTCGAGGTCACGCGCGCCAAGGTGCGCCGTGAGCGGATGGGCCACATCGAGCTGGCCGCGCCCGTCACGCACATCTGGTACTTCAAGGGCGTCCCGTCGCGTCTCGGGTACCTGCTCGACCTGGCCCCGAAGGACCTGGAGAAGGTCATCTACTTCGCGGCGTACATGATCACGTACGTCGACGAGGAGCGCCGTACGCGCGACCTGCCCTCCCTCGAGGCGCACGTCTCCGTCGAGCGGCAGCAGATCGAGAACCGCCGCGACGCCGACCTGGAGGCCCGCGCCAAGAAGCTCGAGGCCGACCTGGCCGAGCTGGAGGCCGAGGGCGCCAAGGCCGACGTACGCCGGAAGGTCCGTGAGGGCGCCGAGCGTGAGATGAAGCAGCTGCGCGACCGTGCGCAGCGCGAGATCGACCGCCTCGACGAGGTGTGGACCCGGTTCAAGAACCTCAAGGTCCAGGACCTCGAGGGCGACGAGCTGCTCTACCGCGAGCTGCGTGACCGCTTCGGCACGTACTTCGACGGTTCGATGGGTGCCGCGGCGCTGCAGAAGCGCCTGGAGTCCTTCGACCTGGACGAGGAGGCCGAGCGTCTCCGCGAGATCATCCGTACCGGCAAGGGGCAGAAGAAGACCCGTGCGCTCAAGCGCCTCAAGGTCGTCTCCGCGTTCCTGCAGACCAGCAACAGCCCCAAGGGCATGGTGCTCGACTGCGTGCCGGTCATCCCGCCGGACCTCCGCCCGATGGTGCAGCTGGACGGTGGCCGCTTCGCGACCTCCGACCTGAACGACCTGTACCGCCGTGTGATCAACCGGAACAACCGACTGAAGCGGCTTCTCGACCTCGGCGCGCCCGAGATCATCGTCAACAACGAGAAGCGCATGCTCCAGGAGGCCGTCGACGCGCTGTTCGACAACGGCCGTCGTGGCCGTCCGGTCACCGGCCCCGGCAACCGCCCGCTGAAGTCCCTCAGCGACATGCTGAAGGGTAAGCAGGGCCGTTTCCGTCAGAACCTGCTCGGCAAGCGTGTGGACTACTCCGCGCGTTCCGTGATCGTCGTCGGTCCGCAGCTGAAGCTGCACCAGTGCGGTCTGCCGAAGGCGATGGCGCTGGAGCTCTTCAAGCCGTTCGTGATGAAGCGCCTGGTCGACCTGAACCACGCGCAGAACATCAAGAGCGCGAAGCGCATGGTGGAGCGCGGCCGCACGGTCGTGTACGACGTCCTCGAAGAGGTCATCGCCGAGCACCCGGTTCTGCTGAACCGTGCGCCCACCCTGCACCGCCTCGGCATCCAGGCCTTCGAGCCGCAGCTGGTCGAGGGCAAGGCCATCCAGATCCACCCGCTCGTCTGCACCGCGTTCAACGCGGACTTCGACGGTGACCAGATGGCCGTGCACCTGCCGCTGTCCGCGGAGGCGCAGGCCGAGGCCCGCATCCTGATGCTGTCCTCGAACAACATCCTCAAGCCGGCCGACGGCCGCCCGGTGACGATGCCGACCCAGGACATGGTCCTCGGTCTGTTCTTCCTCACCACGGACGGCGAGGGCCGCAACGTGACGGGCGAGGAGCGCTCCTTCTCCTCCGTCGCCGAGGCGATCATGGCGTTCGACGCCGGCGAGCTGTCGCTGCAGTCGCGCGTGGACATCCGCTTCCCGGTGGGCACCATCCCGCCGCGCGGCTGGACCCCGCCGGCGCAGGAGGAGGGCGAGCCGGAGTGGCAGCAGGGTGACTCGTTCCGTCTGAACACGACCCTGGGCCGTGCGCTCTTCAACGAGCTGCTGCCCGAGGACTACCCGTTCGTCGACTACGAGGTCGGCAAGAAGCAGCTCTCCGAGATCGTCAACGACCTCGCCGAGCGCTACCCGAAGGTCATCGTGGCGGCGACGCTCGACAACCTGAAGGCGGCCGGCTTCTACTGGGCCACCCGTTCCGGTGTCACCGTCGCCATCTCCGACGTCGTCGTCCCCGACGCGAAGAAGGAGATCGTCGCCGGGTACGAGGCCAAGGACGAGAAGGTCCAGAAGCAGTACGAGCGCGGTCTGATCACCAAGGAAGAGCGCACCCAGGAGCTCATCCAGATCTGGACCCAGGCGACCAACGAGGTCGCCGAGGCGATGAACGAGAACTTCCCGAAGACCAACCCGATCTTCATGATGGTGAACTCGGGTGCACGAGGCAACATGATGCAGATGCGTCAGATCGCCGGTATGCGTGGTCTCGTGTCGAACGCCAAGAACGAGACGATCCCGCGTCCGATCAAGGCGTCGTTCCGTGAGGGTCTGTCCGTGCTGGAGTACTTCATCTCCACGCACGGTGCCCGTAAGGGTCTCGCGGACACCGCCCTGCGTACCGCCGACTCGGGTTACCTGACCCGTCGTCTGGTGGACGTCTCGCAGGACGTCATCATCCGCGAGGAGGACTGCGGCACCGAGCGCGGTCTGAAGCTGCGCATCGCCAACCGCGGTGCCGACGGTGTGCTGCGCAAGGCGGACGACGTCGAGACCAGCGTCTATGCCCGCATGCTCGCCGAGGACGTCGTCATCGACGGCAAGGTGATCGCGCCGGCCAACGTGGACCTCGGCGACGTGCTCATCGACCAGCTCGTGCACCACGGTGTCGAGGAGGTCAAGACCCGCTCGATCCTGACCTGCGAGTCCCACGTCGGCACCTGTGCCATGTGCTACGGCCGTTCGCTCGCCACCGGCAAGCTGGTCGACATCGGTGAGGCGGTCGGCATCATCGCCGCCCAGTCCATCGGTGAGCCCGGCACCCAGCTGACGATGCGCACCTTCCACACCGGTGGTGTGGCCGGTGACGACATCACCCAGGGTCTGCCGCGTGTCGTCGAGCTCTTCGAGGCCCGTACGCCGAAGGGTGTCGCCCCGATCTCCGAGGCCACCGGCCGCGTCCGGATCGAGGAGACCGAGAAGACCAAGAAGATCGTCGTCACCCCGGACGACGGCAGCGACGAGACGGCGTACCCGATCTCGAAGCGTGCCCGGCTCCTGGTCAGCGAGGGCGAGCACGTCGAGGTGGGCCAGAAGCTCACCGTGGGTGCCACCAACCCGCACGACGTGCTGCGCATCCTGGGCCAGCGTGCCGTCCAGGTCCACCTGGTCGGCGAGGTCCAGAAGGTGTACAACTCGCAGGGTGTGTCGATCCACGACAAGCACATCGAGATCATCATCCGGCAGATGCTCCGCCGCGTGACGATCATCGAGTCCGGCGACGCCGAGCTGCTGCCCGGCGAGCTGGTCGAGCGCTCCCGCTTCGAGCAGGAGAACCGTCGTGTGGTCCAGGAGGGCGGGCACCCGGCCTCCGGTCGTCCGCAGCTCATGGGTATCACCAAGGCCTCGCTGGCCACGGAGTCCTGGCTGTCGGCGGCGTCCTTCCAGGAGACGACCAGGGTGCTCACGGACGCGGCGATCAACGCCAAGTCCGACTCCCTGATCGGCCTCAAGGAGAACGTCATCATCGGTAAGCTCATCCCGGCCGGTACGGGTCTGTCCCGCTACCGCAACATCCGGGTCGAGCCGACCGAGGAGGCCAAGGCCGCGATGTACTCGGCCGTCGGCTACGACGACATCGACTACTCGCCGTTCGGCACGGGCTCCGGCCAGGCCGTGCCGCTGGAGGACTACGACTACGGTCCGTACAACCAGTAA
- the rplJ gene encoding 50S ribosomal protein L10, whose protein sequence is MARPDKAAAVAELTEAFRSSNAAVLTEYRGLTVAQLKTLRRSLGENAQYAVVKNTLTKIAANEAGITSLDDLFNGPTAVAFVTGDPVESAKGLRDFAKDNPNLVIKGGVLDGKALSADEIKKLADLESREVLLAKLAGAFKGKQTQAAQVFQALPSKLVRTVDALRAKQDEQGGAE, encoded by the coding sequence ATGGCAAGGCCCGACAAGGCTGCCGCGGTAGCCGAGCTGACGGAAGCGTTCCGCAGCTCGAACGCCGCCGTGCTGACCGAGTACCGGGGTCTCACCGTGGCGCAGCTCAAGACGCTGCGCCGGTCGCTCGGTGAGAACGCCCAGTACGCCGTGGTGAAGAACACGCTGACCAAGATTGCGGCCAACGAGGCCGGGATCACCTCGCTCGACGACCTGTTCAACGGTCCGACGGCGGTCGCCTTCGTCACCGGTGACCCGGTGGAGTCGGCGAAGGGTCTTCGTGACTTCGCCAAGGACAACCCCAACCTCGTCATCAAGGGCGGTGTCCTTGACGGCAAGGCGCTGTCCGCCGACGAGATCAAGAAGCTTGCGGACCTCGAGTCCCGCGAGGTTCTGCTCGCCAAGCTGGCGGGTGCCTTCAAGGGCAAGCAGACTCAGGCTGCTCAGGTCTTCCAGGCGCTCCCGTCGAAGCTCGTCCGCACCGTGGACGCGCTTCGCGCCAAGCAGGACGAGCAGGGCGGTGCCGAGTAA
- a CDS encoding DUF1396 domain-containing protein: MKSSSRVLARRRAAGAGLAALVLAGGAVGCGDKGAAEESPKMTPAAAVAEAAKNAEDITSFRYTMTGTVPEQGRIRAEAAMRTKPAPAMSMKMTSLDRGANGTAEIRLVDGVMYIGGTAVPAEQLDGKSWMKLDMSALGAKEGIGSSAMGDQVNRNPADESTFLTGSEDVEKVGTETVDGVRTTHYKGTVTPKQLRKALQGKDDATLERRLTQFMKLGVDKLTMDIWIDGDDHTKKFRMQGHAAKGPLDMTITFLDVNEPVTVTAPPAGDTVDLEKMLEEAGS, from the coding sequence ATGAAGTCTTCTTCGCGTGTTCTCGCGCGCCGCCGGGCCGCGGGTGCGGGGCTTGCCGCGCTGGTCCTCGCCGGGGGTGCGGTGGGCTGTGGCGACAAGGGCGCGGCGGAGGAGTCGCCGAAGATGACGCCCGCGGCGGCCGTCGCCGAGGCGGCGAAGAACGCGGAGGACATCACGTCCTTCCGGTACACCATGACCGGCACGGTTCCGGAGCAGGGGCGGATCAGGGCCGAGGCCGCGATGCGCACCAAGCCCGCGCCCGCCATGAGCATGAAGATGACGTCCCTCGACCGGGGTGCGAACGGCACGGCCGAGATCCGCCTCGTCGACGGAGTGATGTACATCGGCGGGACAGCCGTGCCCGCCGAGCAGCTCGACGGCAAGAGCTGGATGAAGCTCGACATGTCCGCGCTGGGCGCCAAGGAGGGGATCGGCTCCAGCGCGATGGGCGACCAGGTCAACAGGAACCCGGCCGACGAGTCGACCTTCCTCACCGGCTCCGAGGACGTGGAGAAGGTCGGCACCGAGACCGTGGACGGGGTGCGGACCACCCACTACAAGGGGACCGTCACCCCCAAGCAGCTGCGCAAGGCCCTGCAGGGCAAGGACGACGCCACCCTGGAGCGGCGCCTCACCCAGTTCATGAAGCTCGGTGTGGACAAGCTCACCATGGACATCTGGATCGACGGCGACGACCACACCAAGAAGTTCCGTATGCAGGGACACGCCGCGAAGGGCCCGCTCGACATGACGATCACCTTCCTCGACGTCAACGAGCCGGTGACGGTCACGGCCCCGCCGGCCGGGGACACCGTCGACCTGGAGAAGATGCTGGAGGAGGCCGGGAGCTGA